In Gammaproteobacteria bacterium, the DNA window GCGCGGCTTCGGGTGCTGGCCGTCGATGACGACGAGCTGCGTTACGCTACCGGGGGGCGGCGGCTACCGGAATGACCACAATGGAACCCAAAAAGTGAGCGAGCTGAGTATCGGCGGCGTCCAGCAACTTGGTCAGATCGTCCCACAGGCGTTGCCAGGCTGGCTTTTGCCAGACATAGAAGCACTGGGACAGGGGCGCGATATATTGCTGACTGTTAGATTTCAACAGCTTGCGGAGGTTGTTTTCATACGTCTGCATCAAACGGCTCCGGACGGCGACGCCACCGGATCGTTGCCAGATGCGGATCTGGCGGGTGGCCTGTCTCGCTCGGGGTTAGTGAATGGAGGATTGGGTATCTTCATTCTCGGTTTTTCTTTAATTATGGCAGATGACAACGAAGAGGTAAACAATAACCTATTGAATAATATAAGTAATCCTATAAAGACAAAATGGCTGTTTTTCGGGTTTAGAATGTAACCTAATTACTCAACACGCTTATCAGGAAAAACGGTGCATGAGCATGACAGAATTAATCATGGATGAGACAGCGATCCAGGGAAATCAGGTAGCTTAAAAGTCAAAACCGGTGTTCAATGGCGCCATCAGATCCAGCCCGTCGTGGCCGGGGGCGTCAACGGCGGCGCTCACTGGCCAGACCTGCAACCGCACCGGGTGACAAAGACTGAACAGCAGTTTCAGGATGGCAGGATCGGTGATCGTCGGATCGAGCCAGCAGGCTTCGTCCTCGGGTAGTGGGCCCTGAAAATCGGACAACGGTTTAAGCTAAGGCCAATCGATGAACAAGAGAGTCCAGATAATAAGTGACATAGCACTTTCATTCTCTTGCAAAAAGCCGCAACGCCTTAGTTGTTTCTAGATTAAAGTTAACCTATTAAAATATAAATATAAACCATCCAGGGCGTTAGCGTTTTGTGCTTTCAGTATTTCACAATATAAACTCTATATTGTATTTAAAAAGATACATTAGTTTACCTCGAACGAAAACGATCGCACTACTTTCCTGTCTTCCGCCGCCCGCCATTCGAGGAGCGTCTGTGGGTTGTTGAAGTCGGTTGATAAGGATTCTCACCTCCCCGAAACTCGATGCGCACCGGCGTCCCCCAGAGATTTAACCGCTTGCGATAAAAATTGGCCAGGTAACGCCGGTAGGTTTCTGGTACATGATCGATGCGATTACCATGAATCACGATCAGCGGCGGGTTTTGCCCTCCCTGATGGGCATAGCGCAGCTTGATACTATGGCCATGCACCAGAGGCGGCTGGTGGGCCGCTAGCGCTTCTTCCAGAATCCGGGTCAATTCCGGCGTCGCCAGTTTTCGAGTCGATGCTGCGTAGGCCTTGCGGATCGAGCCAATCAATTCACCGACCCCGGTCCCGTGTAGAGCTGAAATAAAATGAATTTTGGCGAAATCGAGGAAGCCCAGTCGATAGTCGAGATCGCGTTTCACTTGGGTGCGCAGGTCGGGGTCAAGGTGATCCCATTTATTAACCGCCAAGGCCAACGCCCGACCACTCTCCAAAACCAGGCCCAGCAGACTAGCGTCCTGATCGCTAATGCCCTGGCGGGCATCCAGCACCAAAACCGTCACATGAGATTTTTCAATCGCTTGCAGCGCTTTGATGACACTGAATTTCTCAATGGCCTCGCTCACACGCGCCCGACGGCGCACGCCGGCGGTGTCGATCAACAGATAGCGCTGGCCGTCACGCTCGAAGGGAACCGCCACGCTGTCGCGGGTGGTGCCAGGCAAATCGCAAGCCAGCATTCGCTCCTCGCCCAACAGACGGTTGACCAAGGTGGATTTGCCGACATTCGGTCGACCCACCACCGCCAGTTTGATGACGCCTTCCGGCTCCCCGGATTCCAGGAGGTCGCCGGATTCCTCACCGCCTGGCAACGCCGCCAGCACCTGTTCCATGAGCGTTTCGACGCCCTGATTGTGAGCAGCAGCAATAACGTGCAAGTCATCCACGCCTATCGCGTGAAATTCAGCGCTCAGCAGGTCAGGATCGCGGTGTTCACCCTTATTAATAACCAGATGCAATGTTTTGCCAGCACGGCGCAACTGACTGGCAATTTCCTCGTCTGCCACAGTCAGACCAGCGCGGCCGTCCACCAGCAACAACACGGTGTCCGCTTCCTCGATGGCCATCCAGACTTGACGGGCCACTAAACCATTCAGCCCTTTGTCTTCGCCGGTCAACCCGCCGGTATCCACCACCAGACAGGGACGGGGACCACACTGGCTAACGCCATATTGCCGGTCGCGGGTCAAACCGGAAACATCCGCCACCAGCGCATTGCGGGTGCGGGTCAGAGAATTGAACAGGGTGGACTTACCGACGTTGGGTCGGCCAACAATGGCGATGACGGGGAGCATGGCGGGACTGGGCATCAGAGTTGAAACTCGAAGAATAGCGAATACTGAAGGCAGGATGCCTCAAAGCGCAGGCCAACGTTGGCCAAACGTGTGTTTAGCCTCTACAAATCTGCTGGATTTCTGATAATCTGCGTAACCTGACTTTTATCACACAACCTACCGTTATTTTCTTTTCCACCGTGAACCTTCAATATGACCCGATTCACCGCACCCGCGTCAAAATCTGCGGCATTACCCGTCCTGAGGATGGCGCGATAGCGGCTGAACTGGGAGCGGACGCCATTGGCCTGGTGTTTTATCCGCCCAGTCCCCGCTTCGTGGATTCGGAGACCGCACAGCGCATTATCGCCGCCCTCCCGCCGCTTGTCACGGTCGTCGGCCTGTTCATGAATCCTGAACCTGCGACAGTGCAAGACATCTTAACCAACATCCCCCTGCATCTCTTGCAATTTCACGGCGACGAGGGACCAGACGAATGCGCAGCCTTTCGCGTACCTTACCTTAAGGCTGTGCCAATGGGAGCGGGAGCTGAAGTACAAGACTATGAACAACGGTTCACCAGTGCGGCGGGCCTGCTGCTGGACAGCCACGGCGGCCAGAAAATGGGCGGGACTGGCCAAAGCTTCGACTGGACGCGGATTCCCGCCCAGCGGAAAAAACCATTCATCCTGGCCGGTGGCCTCCATCCTGGTAATATCGCCGAAGCAATCCGCCAGGTGCGACCTTATGCGGTCGATGTCAGCAGCGGCGTGGAATCGACCAAGGGCGTTAAGGATGCCGAACTGATGCGCGCATTTTTAAAAGGGGTTTACAACAGTGAAAGCTATGCATAGCCCGGTGAATTTTAGCCAATTTCCTGACCAGAATGGTCATTTTGGCCGCTATGGCGGCCGATTTGTCGCCGAAACGCTGATGGAAGCGTTGCACGAACTGAATGACGCCTGGCAGGAGTATCGCAACGATCCCGATTTTCTGGCGGAACTTGATGCCGACCTGGCGCGCTATGTGGGTCGCCCCACGCCTCTTTATCACGCAGAACGGTGGAGTCGGCAGCTGGGCGGCGCGCAGATTTACCTTAAGCGCGAGGATCTCAACCATACCGGCGCGCACAAAATAAACAATACCGTTGGCCAGGGGTTATTGGCCAAACGCATGGGCAAGACTCGCCTGATTGCGGAAACCGGCGCGGGTCAGCATGGCGTGGCTTCCGCCACCGTCGCCGCTCGACTGGGTATGGAATGCGTGGTCTACATGGGCGCCGAGGACATCCAGCGCCAAGCGATCAATGTGTACCGTATGCGCCTGCTGGGCGCTACGGTCGAACCTGTAACCTCTGGGTCGCGCACCCTCAAAGACGCGCTGAACGAGGCATTGCGCGACTGGGTGACCAATGTGGATGACACCTTTTACATGATCGGCACAGTGGCTGGCCCGCATCCCTACCCGTTGATGGTGCGCGAATTCCAGGCGGTTATCGGTCGTGAGGCGCGCGAACAGATGCTGACGGAACAGGGCGGCCTGCCGGACGCGCTGGTCGCCTGCGTAGGCGGCGGTTCTAACGCCATTGGCCTGTTCCATCCGTTCCTGAATGACAGCGAAGTCGCTATCTACGGCGTCGAGGCCGCAGGTTCCGGAATTGACACGGGACGGCACGCTGCTACCTTATGCGCCGGTCGACCCGGCGTTCTGCATGGCAATCGCACTTACCTGTTGAATGATGATAACGGTCAGATTACCGAAACCCACTCGGTTTCTGCTGGTCTCGACTATCCCGGAGTCGGGCCGGAACACGCTTGGCTAAAAGACCTTGGTCGAGCGCATTATGTTGCCGTAACCGATGAGGAAGCCCTGCGCGCTTTTCACGACCTGACGCGTATCGAGGGCATCATTCCGGCGCTGGAAAGCAGCCATGCCTTAGCCTACGTGACGAAACTGGCGCCGACCCTGCGCTCCGACCAAAGCATCGTGGTCAACCTGTCCGGTCGCGGCGATAAGGATATTTATACGGTTGCCGCTCTCGACGGCATCCAACTTTAGGCTTCCTCATCCCAACCTCTCTTTCTCTGAGAGAGGTCTTCATCCCTTTTTCAAGAGTCTGACCGAATGAATCGCATTTCCCGCCGCTTCCAAGAGTTACGCCAAGCGGGCCGCAAAGCCCTGATCCCTTACATTACCGCCGGCGACCCCCATCCGGACCAGACCGTTCCTATGTTGCATACCCTGGTCGAAGCCGGAGCGGACATCATTGAGTTGGGTGTGCCGTTCTCCGATCCCATGGCGGATGGGCCGGTCATCCAGAAAGCCTGCGAACGCGCGCTGGCTCAGGGGATGTCGTTGCGGGGGGTGTTGGAACGGGTGCGCGAATTCCGTCGGGGCGACCTGGAAACGCCGCTGGTGCTTATGGGCTATCTTAATCCGATTGAGAGCATGGGTTTTGAAGCCTTTGTCGCTGGCGCCAGGGAAGCTGGAGTCGACGGCGTATTGACTGTTGATCTGCCTGCCGAAGAAGCATCTGAATTGGCTAACCTGTTGATCGCTGCTGATATCGACCCCATTTTCCTGCTGGCACCCACCAGTTCGATCGAACGCATTCGCCGCACCGCCAAACTGGCGCGGGGTTATCTCTACTATGTTTCCCTGAAAGGCGTGACCGGTTCCGCCATGCTGAATGTTGCCGAGGTCGCAGAAAAATTGACGATGATCCGTGCTTGCACCGATTTACCCTTGGGCGTTGGTTTTGGCATCAAGGACCCGCCGACCGCCGCCGCCATTGCTCAAGTCGCTGATGCAGTGGTCGTGGGCAGCGCGCTGGTTTCCCGAATGGCTGAATGTGCGGAGGATCCTGAGCGGATGCGCCGGGAAGTCGGCGAGTTGTTAAGCGCCATGCGTCAGGCGATGTGAAGCATCATGAGCTGGTACGAAAAACTGGTTCCTTCGCGAATCCGCACCGATGGCCGCAACAAACATCAGATTCCTGAAGGATTGTGGAGCAAGTGCGAGAGATGCGATGCGGTGCTGTATCGCGTGGAGCTTGAACGCAATTTGCAGGTCTGCCCCAAGTGCGGCCATCACATGCCGCTGGGCGCCCGTCAGCGTCTGCACGCTTTTCTCGATCCGGATGGCGTTGTCGAAATCGGCGAGGATATCGAACCCACT includes these proteins:
- the der gene encoding ribosome biogenesis GTPase Der — protein: MLPVIAIVGRPNVGKSTLFNSLTRTRNALVADVSGLTRDRQYGVSQCGPRPCLVVDTGGLTGEDKGLNGLVARQVWMAIEEADTVLLLVDGRAGLTVADEEIASQLRRAGKTLHLVINKGEHRDPDLLSAEFHAIGVDDLHVIAAAHNQGVETLMEQVLAALPGGEESGDLLESGEPEGVIKLAVVGRPNVGKSTLVNRLLGEERMLACDLPGTTRDSVAVPFERDGQRYLLIDTAGVRRRARVSEAIEKFSVIKALQAIEKSHVTVLVLDARQGISDQDASLLGLVLESGRALALAVNKWDHLDPDLRTQVKRDLDYRLGFLDFAKIHFISALHGTGVGELIGSIRKAYAASTRKLATPELTRILEEALAAHQPPLVHGHSIKLRYAHQGGQNPPLIVIHGNRIDHVPETYRRYLANFYRKRLNLWGTPVRIEFRGGENPYQPTSTTHRRSSNGGRRKTGK
- a CDS encoding phosphoribosylanthranilate isomerase, which codes for MHRTRVKICGITRPEDGAIAAELGADAIGLVFYPPSPRFVDSETAQRIIAALPPLVTVVGLFMNPEPATVQDILTNIPLHLLQFHGDEGPDECAAFRVPYLKAVPMGAGAEVQDYEQRFTSAAGLLLDSHGGQKMGGTGQSFDWTRIPAQRKKPFILAGGLHPGNIAEAIRQVRPYAVDVSSGVESTKGVKDAELMRAFLKGVYNSESYA
- the trpB gene encoding tryptophan synthase subunit beta, coding for MHSPVNFSQFPDQNGHFGRYGGRFVAETLMEALHELNDAWQEYRNDPDFLAELDADLARYVGRPTPLYHAERWSRQLGGAQIYLKREDLNHTGAHKINNTVGQGLLAKRMGKTRLIAETGAGQHGVASATVAARLGMECVVYMGAEDIQRQAINVYRMRLLGATVEPVTSGSRTLKDALNEALRDWVTNVDDTFYMIGTVAGPHPYPLMVREFQAVIGREAREQMLTEQGGLPDALVACVGGGSNAIGLFHPFLNDSEVAIYGVEAAGSGIDTGRHAATLCAGRPGVLHGNRTYLLNDDNGQITETHSVSAGLDYPGVGPEHAWLKDLGRAHYVAVTDEEALRAFHDLTRIEGIIPALESSHALAYVTKLAPTLRSDQSIVVNLSGRGDKDIYTVAALDGIQL
- a CDS encoding tryptophan synthase subunit alpha produces the protein MNRISRRFQELRQAGRKALIPYITAGDPHPDQTVPMLHTLVEAGADIIELGVPFSDPMADGPVIQKACERALAQGMSLRGVLERVREFRRGDLETPLVLMGYLNPIESMGFEAFVAGAREAGVDGVLTVDLPAEEASELANLLIAADIDPIFLLAPTSSIERIRRTAKLARGYLYYVSLKGVTGSAMLNVAEVAEKLTMIRACTDLPLGVGFGIKDPPTAAAIAQVADAVVVGSALVSRMAECAEDPERMRREVGELLSAMRQAM